In Chaetodon trifascialis isolate fChaTrf1 chromosome 2, fChaTrf1.hap1, whole genome shotgun sequence, one DNA window encodes the following:
- the LOC139337136 gene encoding osteoclast-associated immunoglobulin-like receptor — MQVVRGGQSLWIYTLLFTSLQLWGGLSASTSSPTLPPPELDIYLRTKDSVALVCRAPEGQRGLLFLLYHHRERVDSQELSSAAKEVRFTVRVEDLDPVQPELFCCLYKDQEGRYSAFSPYLQLERQRDDAPTRSIPSFPPPVLSVQPSPGAVKRGDMLSFSCSAPSLLLQPQSQSSYNNKPVTFFLLRGPEGTGVTSIVPQSQASEVSNPEPQPGVFTVGPVTGGEEGEYSCLYQTTQNRGLVNSTVSNMIQITITDTLPAPTLVLQQQTDVGHLLCTGSAAYPGAVFSLYLADKELPVTTRHATLINHQATFPVPVQDTPVALYQCQYSVLLGSKWSNSERSLPLAVTKGTPPSSSPGRPTIACRYFI; from the exons ATGCAGGTTGTTCGTGGTGGACAGTCACTTTGGATATACACTCTGCTATTTACTTCTCTACAACTTTGGG GAGGACTATCAGCTTCCACTTCCTCTCCCACTCTCCCACCACCTGAACTTGACATCTATTTGAGGACAAAGGACTCAGTGGCTCTGGTCTGCCGGGCCCCAGAGGGCCAGCGTGGGCTTCTATTCCTGTTGTACCATCACAGAGAGAGG GTGGACTCTCAGGAGCTGAGCTCTGCTGCCAAGGAGGTCCGGTTCACTGTGAGAGTAGAGGACCTGGATCCAGTCCAACCTGAACTCTTCTGCTGTCTGTACAAGGACCAGGAGGGTCGTTACAGTGCTTTCAGTCCATATTTGCAGCTGGAGCGCCAAAGAG ATGACGCCCCGACTCGCTCCAtaccctctttccctcctccagtCCTGTCGGTGCAGCCCTCTCCCGGTGCAGTAAAACGTGGGGACATGCTATCCTTCAGCTGCTCAGCCCCCTCCCTTCTGCTCCAGCCTCAGTCCCAGTCCAGTTATAACAACAAACCAGTGACCTTCTTTTTGCTGAGGGGTCCTGAGGGAACAGGGGTGACATCCATTGTCCCTCAATCTCAGGCCAGTGAGGTATCAAACCCTGAACCCCAGCCGGGAGTCTTCACTGTGGGGCCAGTGACGGGAGGAGAAGAGGGCGAGTACTCCTGCCTCTACCAGACCACCCAAAACAGGGGATTGGTTAATTCAACTGTCAGCAACATGATTCAAATCACAATAACAG ACACGTTGCCAGCGCCCACCCttgttctccagcagcagacagatgtggGGCATTTGCTGTGCACAGGCTCAGCAGCGTACCCCGGTGCTGTGTTCTCCCTCTACCTGGCTGATAAAGAACTTCCTGTCACCACTCGCCATGCCACCTTGATCAACCATCAAGCCACCTTCCCAGTGCCAGTCCAGGACACTCCAGTGGCTTTGTACCAGTGCCAGTACAGTGTCCTCCTGGGGAGCAAGTGGAGCAACTCTGAGCGGAGCCTCCCTTTGGCTGTAACCAAAG GAACTCCCCCTTCATCATCACCAGGTAGACCCACGATAGCATGTCGTTATTTCATATGA